Proteins encoded in a region of the Armatimonadota bacterium genome:
- the fusA gene encoding elongation factor G yields PGYPDFVGEVAAALRVVEGALVVVDAVAGVQVQTEVAWGYADQGKVSRLVIVNRLDRENARFEAVLQSLRQRFGTRVAPIQIPIGVEAGLSGVVDLLQMTAYTFKNGEAARGEIPAELREAAQSAREKLVEAAAETDDALVEKYLERGELTQEELMHGLRAGVRAGTLVPVLCAAALRLLGVSTILDAVATLLPAPTDRPEVPAAKGGQQEITLTPDADGPTAALVFKTVADPYVGKLSYFRVYSGVIRSDSQVLNASKNKPERIGQVYFVRGKQQEPTAQVGAGDIGAVAKLVETGTGDTLSGRDQPIVLPPIAFPRPAISMAIEPKSKGDEDKMGTALARLAEEDPTFRVHRDAELKQTVISGMGESHLEIMADRLRRKFGVDVVLHLPRVPYRETVKGRAKAQGRYVKQTGGRGQYGVCFLEVEPLERGAGFEFVDKIFGGAIPNQFIPSVEKGVRKTLEEGVLAGYPVVDVRVTLYDGKYHEVDSSDIAFQIAGSMAFKDAATEAGLVLLEPIMDLKVRVPEEQMGDVIGDLNAKRGRIMGMEPQGDGTTVVLAQVPQAELLRYASDLRSMTGGRGTFEATFSHYEEVPPHVAEKVVAQARQQKAEAATR; encoded by the coding sequence CTATGCCGACCAGGGGAAGGTCAGCCGCCTCGTGATCGTCAACCGGCTGGATCGGGAGAATGCGCGTTTCGAGGCGGTGCTGCAGTCGCTCCGGCAGCGGTTCGGCACGAGAGTCGCTCCCATCCAGATCCCGATCGGTGTGGAGGCCGGGCTGTCCGGCGTCGTCGACCTCCTCCAGATGACCGCCTACACCTTCAAGAACGGCGAGGCGGCCCGGGGCGAGATCCCGGCGGAGCTGCGCGAGGCCGCACAGTCGGCCCGCGAGAAGCTGGTGGAGGCGGCGGCCGAGACCGACGACGCGCTGGTGGAGAAGTACCTGGAGCGAGGCGAACTCACCCAGGAGGAGTTGATGCACGGCCTCCGCGCCGGCGTGAGGGCGGGGACGCTGGTCCCGGTGCTGTGCGCGGCCGCCCTGCGGCTGCTCGGCGTCTCGACGATCCTGGACGCCGTGGCCACCCTGCTGCCCGCGCCCACCGATCGGCCGGAGGTCCCGGCCGCAAAGGGCGGGCAGCAGGAGATCACCCTGACTCCCGACGCCGACGGGCCCACGGCGGCACTGGTCTTCAAGACCGTCGCCGATCCCTACGTGGGCAAGCTGTCCTACTTCCGTGTCTATAGCGGCGTGATCCGCTCGGACTCGCAGGTGCTCAACGCCAGCAAGAACAAGCCCGAGCGCATCGGCCAGGTCTATTTTGTCCGCGGCAAGCAGCAGGAGCCCACCGCGCAGGTCGGCGCCGGGGACATCGGCGCCGTGGCCAAACTCGTCGAGACCGGGACGGGCGATACGCTGTCGGGCAGGGATCAGCCCATCGTCCTCCCGCCTATCGCCTTCCCCCGTCCCGCCATCTCCATGGCCATCGAGCCCAAGAGCAAGGGCGACGAGGACAAGATGGGAACCGCCCTGGCCCGCCTGGCCGAGGAAGATCCCACCTTCCGCGTGCACCGCGACGCCGAGTTGAAACAGACCGTGATCTCCGGCATGGGCGAGTCGCACCTGGAGATCATGGCCGACCGCCTGCGCCGCAAGTTCGGCGTGGACGTCGTCCTGCACCTGCCGCGGGTTCCCTACCGGGAGACGGTCAAAGGCCGGGCCAAGGCGCAGGGCCGCTACGTCAAGCAGACCGGCGGCCGGGGACAGTACGGCGTCTGCTTCCTGGAAGTGGAGCCCCTGGAGCGGGGCGCGGGCTTCGAGTTCGTGGACAAGATTTTCGGGGGGGCCATCCCCAACCAGTTCATCCCCTCGGTGGAGAAGGGGGTCCGCAAGACGCTCGAGGAGGGCGTGCTGGCGGGATATCCCGTGGTGGACGTGCGGGTCACCCTGTACGACGGCAAGTACCACGAGGTGGACTCCTCCGACATCGCCTTCCAGATCGCCGGGTCCATGGCGTTCAAGGACGCCGCGACCGAAGCCGGGCTGGTCCTCCTGGAGCCCATCATGGACCTCAAGGTACGGGTCCCCGAGGAGCAGATGGGCGATGTGATCGGGGACCTCAACGCCAAGCGCGGCCGGATCATGGGGATGGAGCCGCAGGGGGACGGAACGACCGTCGTCCTCGCCCAGGTGCCTCAGGCCGAACTCCTCCGTTACGCCTCGGACCTGCGGTCCATGACCGGGGGACGGGGGACCTTTGAGGCCACCTTCTCCCACTATGAAGAGGTCCCCCCGCACGTGGCCGAGAAGGTCGTCGCCCAGGCCAGGCAGCAGAAGGCCGAGGCCGCCACACGCTGA
- the dnaG gene encoding DNA primase: MRGYLSADIKDEIRRRVDLVDLISGHVTLKKAGRYFRGLCPFHQERTPSFYVDREKGLWHCYGCQRGGDAFTFVMETGRLSFAEAAEALARRAGVPLRRSPEAARLASERDRLYRALEAAAAFFQEQLRDPDRGRVARDYLQRRGVDQATAERFRLGYAPDAWGELLRALGNAGYPPALLEKAGLVNLRPSGDGHYDVFRHRVIFPIIDLQDRVIAFGGRALDGGEPKYLNSRETAVFTKGKTLYALNWAREAIRHLDEIVVVEGNMDVLTAHQFGITNAVASLGTALTAEQVAAMKRMASRAIIVYDADAAGQAAMERALALFEEADLPVRAVVLPAGDPDEFLRTQGAEAFRSLLARALPIFEYQMAAVAARVDPTTVEGKVRIVDELVPSLALVTNPVRQAEYVRLVAERFDVREDAVRQRLRRHRKGTGTAAGSGPASGGEPEAIAAAPDRARRQAERLLLHLMVHDARWRTAIAARLGPEEFSDPVHRTLAAVLFSAPEAGGDVLRDELEDESAERLLLGLLFDEPPVAEKDREKAVGDAVAYIVERQPQARRRQALERAIAAAQAAGDTEQVRRLQSEYLELIGVVHASRPGGGDHGQEEGGA, encoded by the coding sequence ATGCGCGGGTACCTGTCGGCCGATATCAAGGATGAGATCCGCCGCCGCGTCGACCTGGTCGACCTGATCAGCGGCCACGTCACCCTGAAGAAGGCCGGACGCTACTTCAGGGGTCTCTGCCCGTTCCACCAGGAGAGGACGCCGTCGTTCTACGTCGATCGGGAGAAGGGACTGTGGCACTGCTACGGGTGCCAGCGGGGAGGCGACGCCTTCACCTTCGTGATGGAAACAGGCCGCCTGTCCTTTGCCGAGGCCGCCGAAGCATTGGCCCGGCGCGCCGGCGTACCGCTCCGGCGCTCCCCCGAGGCCGCCCGGCTGGCCTCGGAACGGGACCGCCTCTACCGGGCGCTGGAGGCCGCGGCCGCCTTCTTCCAGGAGCAGCTGCGGGATCCCGACCGCGGCAGGGTCGCCCGGGACTACCTGCAGCGGCGGGGCGTCGATCAGGCCACGGCGGAGCGGTTCCGCCTCGGGTATGCGCCCGACGCCTGGGGTGAGCTGCTGCGGGCGCTGGGGAACGCCGGCTATCCCCCGGCGCTGCTGGAGAAGGCCGGCCTGGTCAACCTCCGGCCCAGCGGGGACGGCCACTACGATGTCTTTCGCCATCGGGTGATCTTCCCGATCATCGACCTCCAGGACCGCGTGATCGCCTTCGGGGGGCGCGCCCTGGACGGCGGGGAGCCGAAGTACCTGAACTCCCGCGAGACCGCGGTTTTCACGAAAGGCAAGACGCTGTACGCGCTCAACTGGGCGCGCGAGGCGATCCGGCACCTGGATGAGATCGTCGTCGTCGAAGGCAACATGGACGTCCTGACGGCGCACCAGTTCGGCATCACAAATGCCGTGGCGTCGTTGGGGACCGCGCTGACCGCGGAGCAGGTGGCGGCGATGAAGCGGATGGCCTCCCGGGCCATCATCGTCTACGACGCCGATGCGGCCGGCCAGGCGGCGATGGAACGGGCCCTGGCGCTGTTCGAGGAGGCCGATCTGCCGGTACGGGCGGTCGTGCTGCCGGCCGGCGATCCCGACGAGTTCCTGCGCACGCAGGGGGCCGAGGCGTTCCGGTCGCTGCTGGCCCGGGCGCTGCCCATCTTCGAGTACCAGATGGCGGCGGTCGCAGCGCGGGTCGACCCGACAACGGTGGAGGGAAAGGTGCGGATCGTGGACGAGCTGGTCCCGTCGCTGGCCCTGGTCACGAACCCGGTGCGCCAGGCCGAATACGTCCGGCTGGTTGCGGAGCGGTTCGACGTGCGCGAGGACGCGGTGCGCCAGCGACTGCGGCGGCACCGCAAAGGGACGGGGACGGCGGCCGGCTCAGGCCCCGCGTCGGGCGGGGAGCCCGAGGCGATCGCGGCCGCGCCGGACCGGGCGCGGCGCCAGGCCGAGCGGTTGTTGCTGCATCTGATGGTGCACGACGCCCGGTGGCGGACGGCAATCGCCGCCCGTCTGGGACCGGAGGAGTTCAGCGATCCCGTGCACAGAACGCTGGCCGCCGTCCTCTTCTCGGCGCCCGAGGCGGGCGGCGACGTGCTGCGCGACGAACTCGAGGACGAATCCGCCGAGCGGCTGCTCCTCGGGCTGCTGTTCGACGAGCCGCCGGTGGCGGAGAAGGACAGAGAGAAGGCGGTCGGCGACGCCGTGGCCTACATCGTCGAGCGCCAGCCGCAGGCCCGCCGCCGCCAGGCCCTGGAACGGGCCATCGCCGCGGCCCAGGCCGCAGGGGATACGGAGCAGGTTCGACGGCTGCAAAGCGAGTATTTAGAACTGATTGGAGTTGTGCACGCCTCCCGTCCGGGAGGTGGCGACCATGGCCAAGAAGAAGGCGGCGCCTGA
- the rpoD gene encoding RNA polymerase sigma factor RpoD — protein sequence MAKKKAAPDAAQTTQDGQQQMPAELRALVDLGRKRGYLTHDEILEQFPEAEQNIELIDRVYSVLLEQGIDVVEDAKEAEAKGKGEEEEEAREAAGVAIDDPVRMYLKEIGKVALLSPEMETELAQRMEKGDEEAKRRLIEANLRLVVSIAKKYVGRGMLFLDLIQEGNLGLIRAVEKFDWRKGFKFSTYATWWIRQAITRALADQARTIRIPVHMVETINKLIRISRTLLQDLGREPTPEEIARAMDLPVERVREIMKIAQEPISLETPIGEEEDSHLGDFIEDQDALAPAEAASFTMLKEQLEDVLETLTPRERKVLKLRFGLDDGRPRTLEEVGREFGVTRERIRQIEAKALRKLRHPSRSKRLKDFIE from the coding sequence ATGGCCAAGAAGAAGGCGGCGCCTGACGCCGCGCAGACAACTCAGGACGGACAGCAGCAGATGCCCGCGGAACTCCGGGCCCTCGTGGACCTGGGCCGCAAGCGCGGCTATCTGACCCACGACGAAATCCTCGAGCAGTTCCCCGAGGCCGAACAGAACATCGAGTTGATCGATCGCGTCTACTCCGTGCTCCTGGAGCAGGGGATCGACGTCGTCGAGGATGCCAAGGAGGCGGAGGCCAAGGGCAAGGGCGAGGAGGAGGAAGAGGCGCGCGAGGCGGCGGGGGTGGCCATCGACGACCCCGTGCGCATGTACCTCAAGGAAATCGGCAAGGTGGCGTTGCTCTCGCCCGAGATGGAGACCGAACTCGCCCAGCGGATGGAGAAGGGCGACGAGGAAGCCAAGCGCCGCCTGATCGAAGCCAACCTGCGCCTGGTGGTCAGCATCGCCAAGAAGTACGTGGGCCGCGGGATGCTGTTCCTGGACCTGATCCAGGAGGGGAACCTGGGCTTGATCCGGGCCGTGGAGAAATTCGACTGGCGCAAGGGCTTCAAGTTCAGCACCTACGCCACGTGGTGGATCCGGCAGGCCATCACGCGGGCTCTGGCCGACCAGGCCCGGACGATCCGCATCCCGGTGCACATGGTCGAAACGATCAACAAGCTGATCCGGATCTCGCGGACGCTGCTCCAGGACCTGGGACGCGAGCCGACGCCGGAGGAGATCGCCCGGGCCATGGACCTCCCCGTGGAGCGGGTGCGCGAGATCATGAAGATTGCTCAGGAGCCGATCTCCCTGGAGACCCCGATCGGCGAGGAAGAGGACAGCCATCTGGGCGACTTCATCGAGGACCAGGACGCCCTGGCCCCGGCCGAGGCCGCCTCCTTCACGATGCTCAAGGAGCAGCTGGAGGACGTCCTGGAGACGCTCACCCCGCGCGAGCGCAAGGTGCTCAAACTGCGCTTCGGCCTGGACGACGGACGGCCGCGGACCCTGGAGGAGGTCGGCCGCGAGTTCGGGGTGACCCGCGAGCGCATCCGGCAGATCGAGGCCAAGGCGCTGCGGAAACTGCGCCACCCCTCGCGCAGCAAGCGGTTGAAGGATTTCATTGAGTAG
- the ahcY gene encoding adenosylhomocysteinase: MEHHVKDPSLAARGRQRIAWAETEMPVLRQIRARFARQRPLAGRRIAACLHVTTETAALMRTLVAGGATVRLCASNPLSTQDDVAAALVEEQIPVFAIKGEDRDTYYRHIHQALDLRPHMTMDDGADLVSTIHSDRTDLLAEVVAGTEETTTGVIRLRAMARAGALRYPIVAVNDAKTKHLFDNRYGTGQSTIDGLLRATNVLLAGKTLVVCGYGSCGRGLALRARGMGAQVIVTEVSPLPALEAVMEGYQVMPIAQAARLGDVFITVTGNRAVLRGEHFALMKDGAILANSGHFNVEIDIPALADMAVETRPVREYVREYRLADGRRLYLLAEGRLLNLAAAEGHPAAVMDMSFANQALAMEYLARAGGELRPDVYAVPAEIDQTVAQLKLEAMGVRIDDLTPEQREYLQSWREGT, translated from the coding sequence GTGGAACACCATGTGAAGGATCCGTCCCTGGCCGCCCGGGGCCGCCAGCGCATCGCGTGGGCCGAGACGGAGATGCCGGTCCTCCGCCAGATTCGGGCCCGGTTTGCCCGACAGCGTCCGCTGGCCGGGCGGCGGATCGCGGCCTGCCTGCATGTGACGACGGAGACCGCGGCCCTGATGCGCACCCTCGTCGCCGGCGGGGCCACGGTCCGGTTGTGCGCCAGCAACCCGCTCTCCACCCAGGACGACGTGGCCGCGGCCCTGGTCGAAGAGCAGATTCCCGTGTTCGCCATCAAGGGGGAGGACCGCGACACCTACTACCGGCACATCCACCAGGCCCTGGACCTCCGGCCCCACATGACGATGGACGACGGTGCGGATCTCGTCTCCACCATCCACAGCGACCGGACCGACCTCCTCGCGGAGGTCGTCGCCGGCACCGAGGAGACGACCACCGGTGTGATCCGGTTGCGCGCCATGGCCAGGGCCGGCGCGCTGCGCTACCCCATCGTCGCCGTCAACGACGCCAAGACCAAGCACCTGTTCGACAACCGGTACGGCACCGGGCAGTCCACCATCGACGGCCTGCTCCGGGCCACCAATGTGCTGCTGGCGGGGAAGACCCTGGTGGTGTGCGGGTACGGCTCCTGCGGCCGCGGCCTGGCCCTGCGGGCGCGGGGGATGGGGGCGCAGGTCATCGTCACCGAGGTCTCCCCGCTGCCCGCCCTGGAGGCGGTGATGGAGGGGTATCAGGTCATGCCCATCGCTCAGGCGGCGCGCCTGGGCGACGTCTTCATCACGGTGACGGGAAACCGCGCGGTGCTCCGGGGGGAGCACTTCGCGCTGATGAAGGACGGCGCCATCCTGGCGAACAGCGGCCACTTCAACGTCGAGATCGACATTCCGGCCCTGGCCGACATGGCGGTGGAGACGCGCCCGGTGCGGGAGTATGTCCGGGAGTACCGCCTGGCCGACGGACGGCGCCTGTACCTGCTGGCGGAGGGTCGGTTGCTCAACCTGGCCGCGGCGGAAGGCCATCCCGCCGCGGTGATGGATATGTCCTTCGCCAACCAGGCCCTGGCCATGGAGTACCTGGCCAGGGCCGGCGGGGAACTGCGCCCCGACGTCTACGCGGTGCCCGCGGAGATCGACCAGACCGTGGCCCAGCTGAAACTGGAAGCGATGGGCGTGCGCATCGACGACCTGACCCCGGAGCAGCGCGAGTACCTGCAGTCCTGGCGGGAGGGCACCTAG
- a CDS encoding ComF family protein, whose protein sequence is MFLLRAAVRLLFPPRCQLCGAPGEFPLCGGCLHTFPQIRPPFCPRCGHPLVARGAAPLRCRGCPGEGAAYTRARAWGAYDGPLREAIHTLKFGRRRALAGPLGALLAGLAASDPGLQRVQAIVPVPLHPQRQRERGFNQAHLLAAEVGRALGVPVEARVLERGRPTPAQAELSAASRRANVRGAFILRGAVRWARVLVVDDVMSTGSTVGECAQVLRQGGAGEVAVLTLARTVRTGPAEAAGSALRWPGGAAWRPGGPGAPPGPGEWR, encoded by the coding sequence GTGTTCCTCCTCCGGGCCGCCGTCCGGCTGCTGTTCCCTCCCCGCTGCCAGCTCTGTGGGGCACCCGGTGAGTTTCCCCTCTGCGGCGGATGCCTCCACACCTTTCCGCAGATCCGGCCTCCCTTCTGTCCCCGCTGCGGGCACCCGCTGGTCGCGCGGGGCGCGGCGCCCCTTCGCTGCCGCGGGTGTCCCGGCGAGGGCGCGGCCTACACGCGGGCCCGCGCGTGGGGCGCCTACGACGGGCCCCTCAGGGAGGCCATCCACACGCTCAAGTTCGGCAGGAGGCGGGCGCTGGCCGGGCCGCTGGGCGCACTGCTGGCCGGGCTCGCCGCATCCGACCCGGGCCTGCAAAGGGTCCAGGCGATCGTGCCCGTACCGCTCCACCCGCAGCGGCAGAGGGAACGCGGCTTCAACCAGGCGCACCTGCTGGCCGCAGAGGTCGGTCGCGCCCTGGGCGTTCCGGTAGAGGCTCGCGTCCTCGAGCGCGGACGGCCGACCCCTGCTCAGGCGGAACTGAGCGCCGCCTCCCGGAGGGCGAACGTGCGCGGCGCTTTCATCCTCCGCGGCGCGGTGAGGTGGGCCCGCGTGCTCGTGGTGGACGACGTCATGTCCACGGGGAGCACTGTGGGGGAGTGCGCCCAGGTCCTGCGGCAGGGCGGCGCGGGAGAGGTCGCGGTCCTCACGCTGGCGCGGACCGTCCGCACAGGCCCGGCGGAGGCCGCCGGATCGGCCCTCAGGTGGCCGGGGGGAGCTGCGTGGCGACCAGGAGGCCCGGGGGCGCCGCCAGGACCCGGGGAATGGCGTTGA
- a CDS encoding dihydrodipicolinate reductase: protein MNQTTARPRVIQFGLGPIGVGIAQVALEHGYQLVGAVDIDPEKAGRPLSEFVPGAPAVVVERTIDPLLNAGADVVLHSTQSRMEQVVPQIVPLLDAGLNVISTCEELAYPWHHHPKEATLLDELARRRGGRVIGLGVNPGFVMDALPVVLTAPCRHVDRIAVERVVDAGQRREPLQRKVGVGLTVEAFRRGVDEGTIGHVGLPQSAAMVARALGWRLERIEETVEPEADRTGRVTGLHQVCRAYSDGDARITLDLTMATGVGRGRDVIRIDGIPPITVVIDGGIHGDIATWAVLVNAIPRVLAAPPGLLVATQLPPAT from the coding sequence ATGAATCAGACGACCGCCCGTCCCCGCGTCATTCAGTTCGGCCTCGGTCCCATCGGCGTCGGCATCGCCCAGGTGGCTCTCGAACACGGATATCAGCTGGTCGGCGCCGTGGACATCGATCCCGAGAAAGCCGGCCGGCCGCTTTCGGAGTTCGTTCCGGGCGCCCCGGCCGTTGTCGTTGAACGGACCATCGACCCCCTCCTGAACGCCGGCGCCGACGTGGTCCTGCACTCGACCCAGTCCCGCATGGAACAGGTTGTGCCCCAGATCGTCCCGCTGCTGGACGCCGGGCTGAACGTCATCTCCACCTGTGAAGAACTGGCCTACCCCTGGCACCACCATCCGAAAGAGGCCACGCTGCTGGACGAACTGGCCAGACGGCGCGGCGGGCGGGTGATCGGGCTTGGCGTGAACCCCGGATTCGTCATGGACGCGCTGCCCGTCGTGCTCACCGCCCCCTGCCGTCACGTGGACCGCATTGCGGTGGAGCGGGTGGTGGACGCGGGACAGCGGCGGGAGCCCCTGCAGCGCAAGGTCGGCGTGGGCCTGACCGTCGAGGCCTTCCGCCGGGGGGTAGACGAAGGGACGATCGGCCACGTCGGCCTGCCCCAGTCGGCGGCGATGGTCGCCAGAGCGCTGGGGTGGAGGCTGGAGCGGATCGAAGAAACGGTCGAGCCCGAGGCGGATCGCACCGGCAGGGTGACGGGGCTGCACCAGGTCTGCCGCGCCTACAGCGACGGCGACGCCCGGATCACCCTGGACCTGACCATGGCCACCGGCGTCGGGCGGGGGCGGGATGTGATCCGGATCGACGGGATACCCCCGATCACAGTGGTAATCGACGGCGGAATCCACGGGGACATCGCCACCTGGGCGGTCCTGGTCAACGCCATTCCCCGGGTCCTGGCGGCGCCCCCGGGCCTCCTGGTCGCCACGCAGCTCCCCCCGGCCACCTGA
- a CDS encoding S8 family serine peptidase: MRVSLKFLVAALIVSLAMSAFAFGPASQGATAQVEQRYLVLGRSGRLPADFETLIQSVGGRVLMMFPEIGVALVASADPSFPTAASALPGIQSVVPDGEMTVGSSADIGSGVVSEVSVEPEGAVGEGVGVPAIHPNQWNLNRIDVAEAWSRGYLGQGVQIAVLDTGIDYLHQELAGKVNMVLSRSLVPEVVPGRAPFADTHVHGTHVASVIAGKGVRVPGVAPQAELISVKVLDKKGTGQESTVIAGILYAASLKVDIINMSLGFVVPRREPNQSEAHHRWVRSQQLEALQRALNYAARSGALMVASAGNSGTNWDLEKDDVKAPAGVRPVVGVSATTNSDALAPYSDYGRRLVYVAAPGGGLPTAAGISIYGAANTFYFPPRMVNGQLMFAYLFMSGTSQAAATVSGVAALADSKIDGRLPGLLLRFILARRSEDLGPRGRDAFFGYGLVNAGKAVGQRHWPRHLWDRDDDP; this comes from the coding sequence ATGCGCGTCTCGCTGAAGTTTCTGGTCGCCGCGCTGATCGTCTCGTTGGCCATGTCGGCCTTTGCCTTCGGACCGGCCAGCCAGGGCGCGACGGCTCAGGTCGAGCAGCGCTACCTGGTCCTGGGACGGAGCGGGCGGCTCCCGGCCGACTTTGAGACGCTGATCCAGTCGGTCGGCGGGCGGGTCCTGATGATGTTCCCGGAGATCGGCGTGGCCCTGGTGGCCAGCGCCGACCCGTCCTTCCCCACGGCGGCCTCGGCGCTGCCCGGGATCCAGTCCGTGGTCCCGGACGGGGAGATGACGGTCGGCAGCTCCGCCGACATCGGCTCGGGGGTGGTCTCCGAGGTCTCCGTGGAACCTGAGGGCGCCGTAGGGGAAGGCGTCGGGGTTCCGGCGATTCACCCCAACCAGTGGAACCTGAATCGGATCGACGTGGCCGAGGCCTGGAGCCGCGGGTACCTCGGCCAGGGGGTCCAGATTGCCGTGCTGGACACCGGCATCGACTATCTGCACCAGGAACTCGCTGGCAAAGTGAACATGGTGCTGAGCAGGTCGCTGGTGCCCGAGGTGGTACCCGGTCGGGCGCCGTTTGCCGACACGCACGTTCACGGCACCCATGTGGCCAGCGTGATCGCGGGCAAGGGAGTGCGCGTTCCGGGGGTGGCCCCGCAGGCTGAACTGATCTCGGTCAAGGTCCTGGACAAGAAGGGTACCGGCCAGGAGAGCACCGTGATCGCCGGCATCCTGTACGCGGCCAGCCTGAAGGTAGACATCATCAACATGAGCCTGGGGTTCGTCGTCCCCAGGCGCGAGCCCAACCAGAGCGAGGCCCATCACCGCTGGGTCCGCTCGCAGCAACTGGAGGCGCTGCAGCGGGCGCTGAACTACGCGGCACGCAGCGGCGCCCTGATGGTGGCCTCGGCCGGCAACTCCGGGACCAACTGGGACCTGGAAAAGGACGACGTCAAGGCCCCGGCCGGCGTCCGGCCGGTGGTGGGGGTGTCGGCCACCACGAACAGCGATGCGCTGGCACCCTACAGCGACTACGGCCGGCGGCTCGTCTACGTGGCGGCGCCCGGTGGCGGGCTGCCGACGGCGGCGGGCATCTCGATCTACGGCGCGGCGAACACCTTTTACTTCCCGCCGCGCATGGTCAACGGTCAACTGATGTTCGCCTACCTGTTCATGAGCGGCACCAGCCAGGCCGCGGCCACGGTCTCCGGGGTCGCCGCCCTGGCGGACAGCAAGATCGACGGCCGCCTGCCGGGCCTGCTGTTGCGCTTCATCCTGGCCAGGCGGTCCGAGGACCTGGGCCCGCGGGGCAGGGACGCCTTCTTCGGCTACGGCCTGGTGAACGCCGGCAAGGCGGTCGGCCAGCGCCACTGGCCCAGACACCTCTGGGACCGGGACGACGACCCGTAA
- the arcC gene encoding carbamate kinase produces MPVAVVAIGGNSLIRDERHPTLAGEIEALRETSTHLAAMLARGWDIVLTHGNGPQVGFNLLRSELASHVAPPLTLDVLGAQTQGSIGYLLQQILGNEMRARGIRKRIVTVVTQVVVDRDDPAFHRPTKPIGRFYDREEAERLAATRGWRMVEDAGRGWRRVVPSPMPLEIVERLTIKGLVYQSIVVIAAGGGGIPVVRRPDGSLEGIEAVIDKDLASSLLAQSIGADLLLISTAVPQVALHYGTPQERPIGTMTVAEAKQYLSQGHFPPGSMGPKVLAAVRFVEATGGEALITSPEGIEEALAGKTGTRITADAAVRHATGG; encoded by the coding sequence GTGCCTGTCGCGGTCGTGGCCATCGGCGGCAACTCGCTGATCCGGGATGAGCGCCATCCCACGCTGGCCGGGGAGATCGAGGCCCTGCGGGAAACTTCCACGCATCTTGCGGCGATGCTCGCCCGGGGGTGGGATATCGTGCTCACCCACGGCAACGGCCCCCAGGTGGGCTTCAACCTGTTGCGCTCCGAGCTGGCCAGCCATGTCGCGCCGCCGCTCACCCTGGATGTCCTGGGCGCGCAGACCCAGGGGTCGATCGGCTATCTCCTCCAGCAGATCCTGGGGAACGAGATGCGGGCGCGGGGGATTCGCAAGCGCATCGTCACCGTCGTCACCCAGGTCGTCGTGGATCGTGATGACCCCGCCTTCCACCGTCCTACCAAACCTATCGGCAGGTTCTACGACCGGGAGGAGGCGGAGCGCCTGGCCGCCACCCGCGGCTGGCGGATGGTGGAAGACGCGGGACGCGGCTGGCGCCGCGTGGTCCCCTCGCCGATGCCGCTGGAAATCGTGGAACGCCTGACGATCAAAGGGCTGGTGTATCAGTCGATCGTGGTGATCGCCGCCGGGGGAGGCGGCATCCCCGTGGTCCGGCGCCCCGACGGCAGCCTGGAAGGGATCGAAGCCGTCATCGACAAAGACCTGGCCTCCTCCCTGCTCGCCCAGTCCATCGGCGCCGACCTGTTGCTGATCTCCACGGCGGTCCCCCAGGTGGCCCTCCACTACGGGACGCCGCAGGAGCGGCCGATCGGCACGATGACGGTGGCGGAAGCGAAGCAGTATCTCAGCCAGGGGCATTTCCCGCCCGGCAGCATGGGCCCCAAGGTCCTGGCCGCCGTGCGCTTCGTCGAGGCCACGGGGGGCGAGGCGCTGATCACCTCCCCGGAGGGGATTGAGGAAGCACTGGCGGGGAAGACGGGCACGCGCATCACCGCCGACGCGGCGGTACGACACGCCACGGGAGGATAG